A DNA window from Robbsia sp. KACC 23696 contains the following coding sequences:
- a CDS encoding DUF3383 domain-containing protein, which produces MPSIPASAIASAVASVLSAGGSALDLNGLVLTTNTRVPLGTVPSFASKDAVGDYFGDDSPEAAYAAIYFAGFVGSNVLPGAMLFAQYNQVAVSAYLRGGVASGLSLTQLQALSGSLSVVVDGVAHSAASVSLAGVTSFSAAAAVIATDLNASGGAGLAVTYDSVSGAFVITSATTGTASTMAFATGTLAASLFLTSATGAVLSQGAAPATPSSTMAGIIKQTTNWCTFLTLFDPDDGEGNAQKLLFSVWTGQQSNRYIYSCWDTDITATESTNASSSLGQLIKAAGISGVVLTYDPENTGLAAFVAGAIAAIDFTELNGRITLAFKSQSGLTATVTDEDVADNLIANGYNFYGAYATANDSFIFFYPGSISGTFDWADAYANQIWLTNAIQLAAMTLLTSVKSLPYDPVGYALVRAAYQDPITAAVNFGMMDADVELSALEIAEVNNDAGTNIATTLQNQGWYLQVLAATAAVRAARATPPCTLWYVDGGSIQKLNLAAVAVQ; this is translated from the coding sequence ATGCCTAGCATTCCAGCTTCCGCCATTGCCAGTGCGGTGGCCAGCGTTCTCTCGGCCGGTGGCAGCGCGCTGGACCTCAACGGCCTGGTCCTGACGACCAATACGCGCGTCCCGCTCGGCACCGTTCCTTCGTTCGCATCGAAGGACGCCGTCGGCGACTACTTCGGCGACGATTCGCCCGAAGCGGCGTACGCAGCGATCTACTTCGCCGGTTTCGTTGGAAGCAATGTCCTGCCGGGTGCAATGCTCTTCGCGCAATACAATCAGGTGGCCGTGTCGGCGTATTTGCGCGGCGGCGTGGCGTCGGGCCTGTCGCTCACGCAACTCCAGGCCCTGTCGGGCTCGCTCAGCGTTGTAGTCGATGGCGTGGCGCATAGCGCCGCGTCGGTCAGTCTCGCCGGAGTGACGAGCTTCTCGGCTGCGGCCGCGGTGATCGCGACCGACCTGAACGCGTCGGGCGGCGCGGGGCTCGCAGTAACGTACGACAGCGTCTCTGGCGCGTTCGTGATCACGTCGGCGACGACCGGTACGGCGTCGACCATGGCGTTCGCCACTGGCACCCTCGCTGCCTCGCTGTTCCTGACGTCGGCCACCGGCGCCGTGCTGTCGCAAGGTGCTGCGCCCGCTACGCCCAGCTCGACAATGGCCGGGATCATCAAGCAAACGACGAACTGGTGCACGTTCCTGACGCTGTTCGATCCGGATGACGGCGAAGGCAATGCGCAGAAGTTGCTGTTCTCGGTCTGGACCGGCCAGCAGAGCAATCGCTACATCTACTCGTGCTGGGACACCGACATCACCGCGACCGAGTCGACCAATGCGTCGTCCTCGCTGGGCCAGTTGATCAAGGCGGCTGGCATCTCGGGTGTCGTTTTGACCTACGACCCGGAGAATACGGGTCTGGCGGCTTTCGTCGCAGGAGCCATCGCAGCGATCGATTTCACGGAACTCAATGGTCGGATCACGCTGGCTTTCAAGTCGCAGTCTGGGTTGACTGCAACCGTCACGGACGAAGATGTGGCGGACAACTTGATTGCCAACGGTTACAACTTCTACGGCGCGTACGCGACGGCGAACGACAGTTTCATCTTCTTCTATCCGGGGTCGATTTCGGGGACCTTCGACTGGGCGGACGCCTATGCGAACCAGATCTGGCTGACAAACGCGATTCAGCTGGCAGCGATGACTCTGCTGACGTCGGTCAAGAGTTTGCCATACGACCCGGTGGGATACGCGCTTGTGCGCGCGGCATATCAAGATCCCATCACCGCGGCGGTGAATTTCGGAATGATGGATGCTGACGTGGAGTTGTCGGCCTTGGAGATTGCCGAGGTGAACAACGACGCGGGCACCAACATCGCGACGACGCTTCAGAACCAGGGTTGGTATCTGCAAGTGTTGGCTGCGACGGCGGCGGTGCGTGCAGCTCGCGCCACGCCGCCTTGCACGCTGTGGTACGTCGATGGCGGGTCGATTCAGAAGCTGAATCTGGCAGCGGTCGCAGTTCAATAA